In Solanum pennellii chromosome 3, SPENNV200, a single window of DNA contains:
- the LOC107015381 gene encoding cysteine-rich repeat secretory protein 3-like: MSMASKPFCIFSLFLVIFTIFKLTPQAKSDSDYTKLIYKGCAKQDLSDPSGVYSQALSSLFGTLVSQSSKSKFYKTSTGSGQSTISGLFQCRGDLSNVDCYKCVSGLPILIDKLCGSKPVAARIQLYGCYMLYEVAGFPQISGMEMLFKTCSGKNAPGSGFEERRDTAFSTLENGMASSNGFYTTSYQSVYTMGQCEGDVGSADCADCVKNAVQKAQVECGSSVSGQIFLHKCFIGYSNSPNGVPRTSPSSSDWSPSSSSGSGQNVGKTVAIILGGVAGVGFILICVLFARNLMKKHDDY; this comes from the exons ATGAGTATGGCATCAAAGCCATTTtgcatattctctcttttcttagtTATATTTACCATTTTTAAGCTAACCCCACAAGCTAAATCTGATTCTGATTATACTAAGTTGATTTACAAGGGTTGTGCAAAGCAAGATTTATCAGATCCATCTGGGGTTTACTCACAAGCTCTGTCTTCCCTTTTTGGCACTCTTGTTTCACAGTCCTCAAAGTCTAAGTTCTATAAGACTAGTACTGGTAGTGGGCAATCTACAATTTCTGGTCTTTTTCAGTGTAGAGGTGACCTTTCTAATGTTGATTGTTATAAATGTGTTAGTGGTTTGCCAATACTCATAGATAAGTTATGTGGAAGTAAGCCTGTTGCTGCAAGAATCCAGCTTTATGGCTGTTACATGCTATATGAGGTTGCTGGTTTCCCTCAAATCTCTGGAATGGAGATGCTGTTCAAGACTTGTAGTGGGAAAAATGCTCCAG GTAGTGGGTTTGAGGAAAGAAGGGATACTGCTTTTTCCACATTGGAAAATGGCATGGCTAGTAGCAATGGCTTCTACACAACAAGCTATCAGTCTGTTTATACCATGGGGCAATGTGAAGGGGATGTTGGCTCCGCTGATTGTGCTGATTGTGTGAAAAATGCTGTCCAAAAAGCTCAGGTGGAATGTGGAAGCTCCGTCTCTGGCCAAATCTTCCTGCACAAATGTTTTATTGGTTATAGTAATTCTCCAAATGGGGTCCCTAGAACATCACCGTCGTCTTCAGATTGGTCCCCTTCTTCATCTTCAG GGTCAGGGCAAAATGTGGGGAAGACAGTGGCTATAATACTAGGAGGGGTAGCTGGAGTGGGGTTTATACTCATATGCGTGCTGTTTGCAAGGAATCTAATGAAGAAACATGACG ATTATTGA